A genomic region of Mesorhizobium sp. NZP2077 contains the following coding sequences:
- a CDS encoding cupin domain-containing protein — translation MTNKTILKFGPVEHAEAGDLPGWIVVEGHPTMQTAVQHTTADGKVISGTWRASPGTYHATYTDYEFVHMIAGRIVITPDGGTPVEVGPGDAFVVEADFKGTWKIIEPVTKHFVVRVG, via the coding sequence ATGACGAACAAGACGATCCTCAAATTCGGCCCCGTCGAACACGCGGAAGCCGGCGACCTGCCTGGCTGGATCGTGGTCGAGGGCCACCCGACCATGCAAACCGCCGTCCAGCACACGACCGCGGACGGCAAGGTCATCTCGGGCACGTGGCGCGCGTCGCCCGGCACCTATCATGCGACCTACACCGACTATGAGTTCGTGCACATGATCGCCGGCCGCATCGTCATCACCCCCGACGGCGGCACGCCGGTCGAAGTCGGCCCCGGCGACGCTTTCGTGGTGGAAGCCGATTTCAAGGGAACCTGGAAGATAATCGAGCCGGTGACCAAGCATTTCGTAGTCAGGGTTGGCTAA
- a CDS encoding cytochrome b: MPSPHWHFGIRLLHWLTVIALAAQIAIAFGPMRGPGMTMMNWLPLHMSIGVTILAIIVLRLCWRSSTQAPVRPTSRFVRFATAFFHMFLYITILAVLITGWLGYRPMPFMPPARLFGSLPVPLAPSVGALSARGFAFVHAKLVWIMLGLTGIHVLGALAHFVLLRDSVVQSMIVGRSNTASRNDRLIKPPPTSLPQ, from the coding sequence GTGCCTAGCCCGCATTGGCATTTCGGCATTCGTCTGCTGCATTGGCTGACGGTGATCGCGCTCGCGGCGCAGATCGCCATTGCCTTCGGACCGATGAGAGGGCCGGGGATGACGATGATGAACTGGCTGCCGCTTCACATGTCGATCGGCGTGACCATCCTGGCCATCATCGTCCTCAGGCTTTGCTGGCGCAGCTCCACCCAGGCCCCTGTCCGGCCAACCTCACGGTTCGTGCGGTTTGCGACGGCTTTCTTCCATATGTTTCTCTACATCACGATCCTCGCCGTCCTGATAACGGGATGGCTGGGCTACCGGCCAATGCCCTTCATGCCTCCCGCACGGCTTTTCGGAAGCCTGCCTGTACCGTTGGCGCCATCCGTCGGCGCGCTATCGGCAAGGGGCTTCGCGTTCGTCCATGCCAAGCTGGTCTGGATAATGCTTGGACTTACCGGCATTCACGTCCTGGGTGCCCTGGCGCATTTCGTTTTGTTGCGCGATAGTGTCGTGCAAAGCATGATCGTCGGCCGTTCGAACACTGCCTCTCGGAATGACCGGCTGATCAAGCCACCGCCCACAAGCCTCCCGCAATGA
- a CDS encoding HNH endonuclease signature motif containing protein, with protein MARKTSIAEYRKRMPALTAERARELLIYDPETGALNWRVARGCRSGALAGTRTSEGYTQVEIDYRLYRAHRVIWLMMTGKWPKHLVDHRNGMRADNRWKNLREATPLQNARNRKPGKSNTSGTVGVSFIASRNKWQAFIGLDNQIVKLGHFRDKTEAISARREAERHHYGEFAAAPSCEGAV; from the coding sequence ATGGCTAGGAAAACAAGCATTGCCGAATATCGGAAAAGAATGCCGGCACTCACTGCCGAGCGTGCCCGCGAATTGCTGATCTACGATCCCGAAACCGGCGCCCTCAACTGGCGGGTGGCCAGGGGATGCCGTAGTGGCGCGCTCGCGGGCACTCGCACGAGTGAAGGCTACACCCAAGTTGAGATCGATTATCGGCTGTACAGGGCGCACCGCGTCATCTGGCTGATGATGACGGGCAAATGGCCGAAGCATCTTGTCGACCACCGAAACGGCATGCGAGCCGACAATCGGTGGAAAAATCTCCGCGAAGCCACCCCCTTGCAAAATGCCAGGAATCGCAAGCCGGGGAAATCCAACACGAGTGGCACGGTTGGCGTGTCCTTTATCGCCAGCCGAAATAAATGGCAGGCGTTTATCGGTCTCGACAACCAGATCGTTAAACTCGGCCACTTCCGGGACAAGACCGAGGCGATATCAGCTCGGCGAGAAGCAGAACGCCACCACTATGGCGAATTCGCCGCTGCGCCTTCGTGCGAGGGGGCAGTCTGA
- a CDS encoding sugar phosphate isomerase/epimerase, producing MSRIGIHSFVWSASSAQGELERALANTREAGFDLIEFSYLDPADVDIGGLAKRIADLGLGVAISIGLPADGDISSADKAIATRGVEILNQTIALTRDLGGGKVAGILSASHGLQVQAPTRDQWNRSAAVLAKVAETAKAAGVTLNLEIVNRFESNLLNTAAQGLAFIEDTGSDNIFLHLDTFHMNIEEADVGLAIRHAAGKIGYVHIGESHRGFLGTGNIDFAAIFDALTAIGYADDLSFESFSSEIVDENLSKKTAIWRNLWTDNMALAKHARAFIGLGLETARRKAELVSARHRP from the coding sequence ATGTCGCGCATTGGAATCCATTCTTTCGTCTGGTCGGCGAGTTCGGCGCAAGGCGAGCTCGAACGCGCGCTGGCCAACACGCGAGAGGCCGGCTTCGACCTGATCGAATTCTCCTATCTCGACCCTGCCGATGTCGACATTGGCGGGCTCGCGAAGCGTATCGCCGATCTCGGCCTCGGCGTGGCGATCAGCATCGGATTGCCTGCTGACGGCGACATTTCCAGCGCCGACAAGGCGATTGCGACGCGCGGCGTCGAGATCCTCAACCAGACCATCGCGCTGACGCGCGACCTTGGCGGCGGCAAGGTCGCCGGCATCCTGTCGGCCAGCCATGGCTTGCAGGTCCAGGCGCCGACGCGTGATCAGTGGAACCGCAGCGCAGCAGTGCTGGCCAAGGTCGCCGAGACAGCGAAGGCGGCCGGTGTCACGCTCAATCTCGAGATCGTCAACCGCTTCGAAAGCAATCTGCTCAACACCGCCGCGCAAGGTCTCGCTTTCATCGAGGACACCGGTTCGGACAACATCTTCCTGCATCTCGACACGTTCCACATGAATATCGAGGAAGCCGATGTCGGGCTCGCCATCCGCCACGCCGCGGGCAAGATCGGCTATGTCCATATCGGCGAGAGCCATCGCGGCTTCCTCGGCACCGGCAATATCGACTTTGCAGCGATATTCGATGCGCTGACCGCGATCGGCTATGCCGACGATCTCAGCTTCGAATCCTTCTCGTCGGAGATTGTCGACGAGAACCTGTCGAAGAAGACCGCGATCTGGCGCAATCTGTGGACCGACAATATGGCACTCGCCAAGCACGCGCGCGCCTTCATCGGCCTTGGGCTGGAGACGGCGCGGCGCAAGGCGGAACTGGTCTCGGCTCGGCACAGGCCATAG
- a CDS encoding multicopper oxidase family protein — MHRRGFLAAGLATVLVSERAVAQMKMDDMPGMDMGDHAGQGAAVLPEGEALRELPLLANEASAPGLFKATLTAGSATVRFAEGLDTPILGYNGTSPGPLIEAVEGDRVEITFANRIADEASTIHWHGMPVPADQDGNPMDPVVTGTDRTYSFDLPEGSAGSYWYHPHPHGKTAEQVYRGLAGAFVVKPKADPIPAAYGDTVLVFTDLRLAADGTLPDNTMTDLMNGRVGDHVLVNGQKNPTLTVPCGTMRRFRFYNATNARFLRLSFGAAAMTIIGTDGGLLEAPVAAGDILLSPAERLELVVSFDKPGAATLATLDYDRGWMGPGRPADAGLTLLTVNVSQIEADPVPPLPDRLRPIAQLGAPVVSRRFVFTETMTMNASGMEMGFLINGAAFDMNRTDVIAKAGEVELWEIVNQADMDHPFHVHGTQFQVIEHERSGTISKPAYRAWKDTVNVARGETVRLLLRQDRPGPRMYHCHILEHEQLGMMGIVDVRA, encoded by the coding sequence ATGCATCGGCGTGGTTTTCTGGCGGCAGGTCTTGCGACGGTTCTTGTGAGCGAGCGTGCGGTTGCTCAGATGAAGATGGACGACATGCCCGGCATGGATATGGGCGATCACGCAGGCCAAGGCGCGGCCGTTTTGCCTGAAGGCGAGGCGTTGCGCGAATTGCCCCTGCTGGCGAACGAAGCCAGTGCGCCCGGCCTGTTCAAGGCGACGCTGACCGCCGGGTCCGCCACGGTGCGTTTTGCCGAAGGACTGGACACGCCGATCCTCGGTTACAACGGCACCAGCCCCGGGCCGCTGATCGAGGCGGTCGAAGGCGACAGGGTCGAGATCACCTTCGCCAACCGGATTGCGGACGAGGCAAGCACCATCCACTGGCATGGCATGCCAGTGCCCGCCGACCAGGACGGCAATCCGATGGACCCGGTCGTGACCGGCACCGATCGCACCTACAGCTTCGACCTGCCGGAAGGCAGCGCCGGCTCATACTGGTATCACCCGCATCCGCACGGCAAGACGGCCGAGCAGGTCTATCGCGGCCTTGCCGGCGCGTTCGTGGTCAAGCCGAAGGCCGATCCGATCCCGGCCGCCTATGGCGACACCGTGCTGGTGTTCACCGACCTGCGCCTTGCGGCCGATGGCACCTTGCCCGACAACACGATGACGGACCTGATGAACGGGCGCGTCGGCGACCATGTGCTGGTCAACGGACAGAAGAATCCGACACTGACGGTCCCCTGTGGCACGATGCGGCGCTTCCGGTTCTACAATGCGACCAACGCGCGCTTTTTGCGGCTCTCCTTTGGCGCTGCGGCGATGACGATCATCGGAACGGACGGCGGTCTGCTGGAGGCCCCAGTCGCAGCCGGCGACATCCTGCTCAGCCCGGCGGAACGGCTTGAACTGGTCGTCTCTTTCGACAAACCCGGCGCGGCGACGCTTGCCACGCTCGACTATGACCGCGGCTGGATGGGTCCAGGGCGGCCTGCCGATGCCGGGCTGACGCTGCTGACGGTCAATGTCTCGCAGATTGAGGCGGATCCCGTTCCGCCACTGCCCGACAGGCTGCGACCGATCGCGCAGCTCGGCGCTCCTGTCGTCAGCCGACGTTTCGTCTTCACCGAAACCATGACCATGAACGCCAGCGGCATGGAGATGGGGTTCCTGATCAACGGCGCCGCATTCGATATGAACCGCACCGACGTCATCGCCAAGGCAGGCGAGGTCGAACTCTGGGAGATCGTCAACCAGGCGGACATGGATCATCCATTCCATGTGCATGGGACGCAGTTCCAGGTGATCGAGCACGAACGTAGCGGCACCATATCAAAGCCGGCCTATCGCGCCTGGAAAGACACCGTCAATGTCGCGCGCGGAGAGACGGTGCGGCTGCTGTTGCGGCAGGACCGGCCGGGGCCGAGGATGTACCACTGCCACATCCTCGAGCATGAGCAGCTCGGCATGATGGGCATTGTCGACGTGCGGGCATAG
- a CDS encoding tyrosine-type recombinase/integrase — protein MAVSVIKSKLKLTKRTVDAASPRDVRYVLFDADIKGFGLRVFPSGQKSWVFEYKVDGGGRKASTKRVTIGRADEFTPDQARKIADKLRSQAKLGQDPQAAKIDHRQAATVAEVISDFIDKHVTAKKKASTKDLYEDILNRIVKPALGSKKAKELTRSDLAKLHLTWSHTPFQANRMVAVVGSMYAFAGKHGLVPEGYNPAKGIEKYSEASRERLLSGDEMERLGEAIRVAETVGISWEIDPTKKSKHVPKKKRETIIGAHAAAAVRLLIFTGARLGEILNLEWSQVDLDRGLLLLADSKTGKKTIVLNAPAMVVLSSLMRVGRYVIAGDAAGTEDEKPRSDLKRPWAMITRHADLTDLRLHDLRHNFASFGAGGGMGLPIIGKLLGHTQAATTQRYAHLDADPLRRASNTIGASIAAAMGEGAAPANNVIPIRADKA, from the coding sequence ATGGCCGTTTCGGTGATCAAGAGCAAACTTAAACTTACAAAGCGAACGGTCGATGCCGCCTCGCCTCGCGATGTCCGGTATGTGCTGTTCGATGCCGACATCAAGGGGTTTGGTCTGCGCGTTTTTCCGTCTGGGCAAAAGTCCTGGGTGTTCGAATACAAAGTTGACGGCGGTGGCAGGAAGGCCAGCACCAAGCGTGTCACGATCGGCAGAGCGGATGAGTTCACTCCTGACCAGGCCCGCAAGATTGCGGACAAGCTGCGCTCGCAAGCCAAACTAGGGCAGGACCCGCAAGCCGCGAAAATTGACCACCGCCAAGCCGCTACGGTGGCGGAGGTAATTTCCGACTTTATCGATAAGCATGTGACGGCGAAGAAAAAGGCCAGCACCAAGGATCTCTACGAAGACATCTTGAACCGCATCGTAAAGCCGGCGCTCGGTTCCAAGAAAGCAAAGGAACTCACACGTTCCGATTTGGCCAAGTTGCATCTCACGTGGAGCCACACACCATTCCAGGCAAACCGTATGGTCGCGGTGGTAGGGTCGATGTACGCTTTCGCGGGAAAGCACGGCTTAGTGCCTGAAGGCTACAACCCCGCAAAGGGCATTGAGAAATATTCGGAAGCCTCACGCGAACGTCTTCTATCTGGTGACGAGATGGAGCGCCTCGGGGAGGCAATCCGGGTAGCGGAGACAGTGGGCATTTCGTGGGAAATCGATCCCACGAAGAAGTCCAAGCACGTGCCGAAGAAAAAACGCGAAACCATCATAGGGGCTCACGCGGCGGCGGCCGTGCGCCTTCTTATCTTCACCGGAGCCCGGCTGGGTGAAATCCTGAATCTGGAATGGTCACAAGTTGACCTCGATCGCGGCCTGTTGCTGTTGGCGGATTCCAAGACTGGCAAAAAGACGATTGTGCTGAACGCGCCCGCAATGGTCGTCCTATCCAGTCTCATGCGTGTCGGGCGGTACGTCATTGCCGGTGACGCGGCTGGAACTGAAGACGAGAAGCCACGGTCCGACCTGAAACGTCCGTGGGCGATGATTACTCGGCATGCAGACCTGACGGATCTCCGGCTACATGATCTGCGGCACAATTTTGCCAGCTTCGGTGCCGGCGGCGGAATGGGTCTCCCCATAATCGGAAAACTGTTGGGTCATACCCAGGCCGCGACGACGCAGCGCTATGCTCATCTCGATGCCGATCCGTTGCGACGCGCGTCAAATACAATCGGCGCGTCCATCGCCGCTGCCATGGGTGAGGGCGCGGCGCCGGCGAACAACGTCATACCAATACGCGCCGACAAGGCGTGA
- a CDS encoding helix-turn-helix domain-containing protein, whose product MLRTDGAALHVGLSVSTLEKLRLTGDGPEYIKLGRTVVYSPSDLDSWMQGHRRKSTSVAA is encoded by the coding sequence ATGCTACGCACCGATGGTGCAGCGCTTCACGTCGGTCTCTCAGTCTCAACCCTCGAAAAGCTTCGACTGACCGGGGATGGACCCGAGTACATCAAGCTCGGCCGCACGGTGGTCTATAGCCCCTCCGACCTAGATTCCTGGATGCAGGGCCACCGCCGCAAATCAACTTCCGTAGCAGCATAG